GCTTTCTGCCTTGAATGTGGGAATCACCTCCTTAACATAGCCGAGATTACGGCTCGTTGGTTCAACGCCGCCATGAGCTGGCCGCTTAATCCTCTTCCCAGAACAGATCGTTCAAAGTACGCGATAATGCCTTGCATATGGCCACGCACAGGCTGAGGGACGGATTATATTTCCCCAGCTCGATCAGGCCGATGGTCTGCCTGGAGACACCGACGATCTGGGCCAGTTCTTCCTGCGATAAATCCTTCTCGACGCGGGCCATCTTCAATTTGATGTTTTTCATGCGGCAGTCCCCCTGATATCCCTTTCTATGAGTCGAATGGATCGTTCTGTGACATTTTCTGGCTTACCTTGTTGGCGCCGTAGTGGATCAACCAATTCCCTCCGACAAAGAGCGGGATGTAGATGATCAGTGAGACGAAGAAAACGCTGAAGAAATATTTGAGCTCGGTCGCACTGTTGTCATTGCCAAACAGGATCGCGCTGCGGATACCGAAAAAAAGAGCAAGTGCAACACCGATAATGAGCCCCCATATCGCCGTACGCATGCTGAACGAAATTTTGCTCCGCTGGTCATGGACCTCCACTTCATCCGAGTAAATCCCCAGCGCCACGCTGCGTATCCCAAAATATAAGCTTCCTCCCAGTATGATCAGCATTTCCAGCCAGACGGACTCCGTTCGCGGGAGTGCAAAAGATTTGATGATAACGGAAATGCTGCATATGATCATGATCAAGGTATACACCTCTTTATATAACTTGTTCTTTAGATTGACGATACGCTCATCTTCAGCCGTGCTCTTCTTAAACCAATTCAAGCTCATCATTCCTTCCTTTGGTTAGAGATAGGTTTTGAGATTTTCCGGATACATGCATTGTAATAGTATTTACGTCTTTTTGC
This Paenibacillus sp. JZ16 DNA region includes the following protein-coding sequences:
- a CDS encoding helix-turn-helix transcriptional regulator yields the protein MKNIKLKMARVEKDLSQEELAQIVGVSRQTIGLIELGKYNPSLSLCVAICKALSRTLNDLFWEED
- a CDS encoding DUF6773 family protein, whose product is MSLNWFKKSTAEDERIVNLKNKLYKEVYTLIMIICSISVIIKSFALPRTESVWLEMLIILGGSLYFGIRSVALGIYSDEVEVHDQRSKISFSMRTAIWGLIIGVALALFFGIRSAILFGNDNSATELKYFFSVFFVSLIIYIPLFVGGNWLIHYGANKVSQKMSQNDPFDS